The genomic interval GGCCATCGAGTCGCCGAGCACCAGCACGGTCCGATCCGGGATCGTCTCGCGCTTCTCAGGCGCGGGCGCCTTGGAATAGTCCTCGCGCGGGGCGGCACGGCGCTGCGGCTGGTTCTGGTGGAACGGCTGGAACACGTCGTTGCCGAACCAGCCGAATCCGCCACCACCGCCGCCGCCACGCTGCTGGCGGGCGGGCGGGGGGCCGCCGAAATCGAAAAACTGCGCCGAGGCCGGCCCGACGATGCCGAACAGCAGCACGCCGGCGACCGCGAGCGCACCCAGCGGGCCGCGCTCGGTAAAGACGCCAAAGAAGGATCTCGGCTTGTCGGACATGCGGATCTTGCGCAATCGCCACCGGAAAAACGGAAGCTGATCCCTATACTAGCGGATTCGGGCCGCAACCGGGCAGCTTTCGCCGGCTCCATAAGGCGGGCCCGGCCGCGCCCGTCAAGGGCTTCGGCCGGGCCGCATCGGATCGTCTAAGCCGCGGATCGGCCGGGCAGGAGCCGCGCATCGAGGGCGGCGGCGAGCGCGGGCGACACCGGTGTCGTCGGCAGCCGCACCTCCGGGCTGTCGATCAGCCCGCGCCGCCACAGCGCATATTTCACCGGCGCCGGGGACGGCTCGGCAAACAGCAGCTTCGGCAGGTCGGCGAGGCGTTGCCATTCGGTCGCCCCGCCGAGCCGGTCGCCGGCCTGCAGCCGATGCATCACCGCGGCGAACGCCTCGGTCTCCAGATGCGCCGAGGCCAGGATCGCGCCGTCGCAGCCGCGGCTCAAGGCATCGAAAGCGAGCGCATCCTCGCCGGTGAGCACCGCAAAGCCCGGCGGCCGCAGCCGCAGCAGCTCGGCGGTCTGCGCAGGATCGGCGCAGCAATCCTTGACGCCGACGATGTTGGCGCGCTCGGCGAGTCGCAGCATCGCCTCGTTCTGCAGATTGACGCCGGTGCGATACGGAATGTTGTAGATCAGGATCGGCCGCGCGGTGGCGTCGGCTGCGGCTTCGAAATGCAGCACCAGTCCCTGATGCGACGGACGGGTGTAGTACGGGCAGGCGATCAGCACGCCGTCGGTCGGCCAGTGTGCAGTCCGCGCCAGAGTCTCCACCAGCTTGCGCGTGTCGCTGCCGGACAGCCCGAGATACACCGGAAGCTTGCGGCCGCCCGCCGCCAGCGCGTCGGCGGTCAGCATCACCAGGCGTTCGAGCTCCGTCTCGTCCAGCGTCAGTCCTTCGCCGGTGGTGGCGCCGAGGATCAGCCCGTCGAGTGGTGCCCGTGCGTAGTGGGTGATCAGCCGGCGCAGCGATGCGGCGTCGAGCGCGCCGTCTCGAAACGGCGTGATCAGCGGCAGCCATAGCCCGCGCGGCTGTTCGGCTGTCGCGTCCAGGGTCGTCTCCATCTTCGGTCTCCTGAGAGGTCGGGCCGGAGGCGGAGCTTGCAACAAAAAACCCCGTCGAAACCGGCGGGGTTGGGTGCATGCGTGAAGGCGAGATTGATCTATCGCGCGCGCAAGCCACCGGCCCCTGAAGGAGCGCGGGATTTCGATTTCAAAGCGGCGGCACGGCGGATCATGCGGCGGAGGATGGGCGGCGCGCTGCCGGGTGTCAAGCCGGGCGCCGGTCTTCGGCCTGCGCGTCTGCCGCAAACAATGCCGTGAATGGGCCTGCTTACTCCGCCGTCGTCAGGAACATCGCGGCACCGCCGGTGTTCGCACTTGTCAGGAAGACGGCAGCGGATTCTCGCCATGGCGCACGACGCATTCCCCGCACACTCAGTCCATGCAAACTCACTCCGACTGACATCGACCGCGCGGATCGGCGCGCATCCGATTCATCCGATGCTGGTACCTATCCCGATTGCTTGCATCGGCGCCCTGCTGATTGCCGACGACGTCGGCAACACGGTGTGGCGCGTCACCGCAACTGGCGCCACGCCGCAGACAGCCGGAGGAGCGGGCACAACAACTGGTGCTGCACCAACGCCGAGCCCGCAGCAGTAATTACTCGTCAGACCTAGCCTTCGAGGGACGCGCTGAACTCAGCGCCCTCTCAACCTCTCCAACATTTCCCCCGTCGCAAATCCATCCGCCGGTGCGCCGATCGAAGCCTGGAAATTCCGCAGTGCGCTGCGGGTTTCGGAGCCGAACTGCCCGTCGGGCGTGCCGCGGTAGAATCCGCGCTGGGCGAGGAGCTGTTGCAATTCCAGCTTTTCGGTGCGTGACAGGGCGCGCTCCTGGCGCGGCCAGTCCTGGACGAATGGGGCGCCGCCGCGCAGCCGGTCGGCGAAATGGCCGATCGCCAGCGCATAGGCCTCGGCCGGGTTGTACTTCATGATCACCCGGAAATTGGTGAGCATCAGGAAGCCGGGTCCGGCGGCGCCGGCGGGAGCGAGCAGATAGGCCTTTTCGCTCGAGCGCGGGAACGGCTGGCCGCCGGCGCGGCGCAGCCCCATCTGCTCCCATTGCGCCAGCGTCTGGGTCTGGCGGCGGTCGGCCAGCATGTAGTTGAAGCCCTTCGGCACCACGACCTCGTAACCCCAGGTCTGGCCGGTCTGCCAACCGTCCTTCTTCAGGTTATTGGCGGTCGAGGCGATCAGGTCGTAGGGATTGTCGACCACGTCGCGGCGGCCGTCGCCATCGGCGTCGACCGCGAAGCGCTTGAATGCCGTTGGCATGAACTGGGTTGGGCCGAACGCGCCAGCCCATGAGCCGCGCAGCTGCTCGGGCCGCAGATCGCCGC from Rhodopseudomonas palustris carries:
- the dapA gene encoding 4-hydroxy-tetrahydrodipicolinate synthase, which translates into the protein METTLDATAEQPRGLWLPLITPFRDGALDAASLRRLITHYARAPLDGLILGATTGEGLTLDETELERLVMLTADALAAGGRKLPVYLGLSGSDTRKLVETLARTAHWPTDGVLIACPYYTRPSHQGLVLHFEAAADATARPILIYNIPYRTGVNLQNEAMLRLAERANIVGVKDCCADPAQTAELLRLRPPGFAVLTGEDALAFDALSRGCDGAILASAHLETEAFAAVMHRLQAGDRLGGATEWQRLADLPKLLFAEPSPAPVKYALWRRGLIDSPEVRLPTTPVSPALAAALDARLLPGRSAA
- a CDS encoding lytic murein transglycosylase, giving the protein MTGHNRLAAAALAAWFGGVALSATAAQAQSGNPLNFLDSIFGNPSPSRPAAPGASAPSGGSSAAQPWSGEDGASGHPLMTAAAIREAAANFDNCVAAMWPDAARRGISRESFERYTAGLSPDLRLMDLMDSQPEFTKSIWDYLDILVNDTRLARGREILAQYKPQFDAVERAYGVDRYIIASIWGIESNYSTQMGDRYVVNSTATLACVGRRQAYFKDEFLTALEILHRGDLRPEQLRGSWAGAFGPTQFMPTAFKRFAVDADGDGRRDVVDNPYDLIASTANNLKKDGWQTGQTWGYEVVVPKGFNYMLADRRQTQTLAQWEQMGLRRAGGQPFPRSSEKAYLLAPAGAAGPGFLMLTNFRVIMKYNPAEAYALAIGHFADRLRGGAPFVQDWPRQERALSRTEKLELQQLLAQRGFYRGTPDGQFGSETRSALRNFQASIGAPADGFATGEMLERLRGR